In one window of Lewinella sp. 4G2 DNA:
- a CDS encoding serine hydrolase → MRALSFLLFCTVLPWGEIRAQNVLEEIIEANQKEFGEWAQDPDRYEVQVLYTQIDRSPDGRVKLTTHRWGSDSTNYFYPASTVKLPVAILALQRINELGVTGLSSRTPMYHGTGTAPAAAPQTSVFADTSSVTGQPSIEHYLRKILLVSDNDAYNRLFEWLGPTYINRTLENVGIPDTRLLHRVGIGGFDVESHAWLNPVKFVNGFDVPYQIGERHDDFYRPLPYLRGQQKGKGYTMNDGELVEQPFDFSHKNYLSLEALHGILARVTVPEAFPLNERFNLTEEDYATLRPAMRQRPRESASPRYDKPDNYVKFWIYGDQPDTVSIPDNLRILNKVGWAYGTLTDVAYIIDEATGTEFILAGTILVNDNGIFNDGVYEYGQKGLPFFGALGRAVLDYERSRRD, encoded by the coding sequence ATGCGTGCCCTATCCTTCTTGCTCTTTTGTACCGTCTTGCCGTGGGGAGAAATCCGGGCACAGAACGTCCTTGAAGAGATCATTGAGGCCAACCAAAAGGAGTTCGGGGAATGGGCCCAAGACCCCGATCGCTACGAAGTACAGGTCCTCTACACCCAGATTGATCGCTCACCAGACGGCAGGGTGAAACTGACGACGCACCGGTGGGGGAGTGATTCCACCAATTACTTTTACCCCGCCAGCACCGTCAAACTTCCCGTAGCCATTCTTGCGTTGCAGCGGATCAACGAACTGGGCGTTACCGGGCTTAGCTCCAGGACGCCCATGTATCACGGTACCGGCACGGCACCCGCGGCAGCGCCCCAGACGTCCGTATTTGCGGATACCAGCAGTGTTACCGGCCAACCCAGCATTGAACATTACCTGCGGAAAATCCTGCTGGTGAGCGATAACGACGCCTACAACCGCCTCTTTGAATGGCTAGGGCCGACGTACATCAACCGTACTCTTGAAAATGTGGGAATACCTGATACCCGCCTCCTGCACCGGGTGGGTATTGGGGGATTCGATGTGGAATCCCACGCTTGGCTTAACCCGGTGAAATTTGTGAATGGGTTTGACGTCCCTTACCAAATTGGCGAACGCCACGATGACTTTTACCGGCCGCTCCCGTATCTGCGGGGCCAGCAAAAGGGGAAAGGCTACACAATGAATGACGGTGAACTCGTTGAGCAGCCTTTCGACTTTAGCCACAAGAATTACCTCTCGCTGGAAGCACTCCACGGCATCCTGGCCCGGGTGACGGTACCGGAAGCCTTTCCGCTAAACGAACGATTCAACCTCACCGAGGAGGATTACGCTACCCTCCGACCGGCGATGCGCCAACGCCCCCGCGAGAGTGCTTCGCCCCGGTACGACAAACCGGATAACTACGTGAAATTCTGGATCTACGGAGACCAACCGGACACCGTGAGCATTCCCGATAACTTACGCATCCTGAACAAAGTAGGCTGGGCTTACGGCACCCTGACGGACGTGGCCTACATCATAGACGAGGCGACCGGTACGGAATTCATCCTCGCGGGAACCATCCTCGTGAACGACAACGGGATCTTTAATGACGGCGTCTACGAGTACGGCCAGAAGGGCCTTCCCTTCTTTGGAGCACTAGGGCGAGCGGTGCTGGACTACGAGCGTAGCCGCAGGGATTAG
- a CDS encoding M48 family metalloprotease — protein sequence MQRYSLHQFLLLFTLAATFLTFQQCATNPVTGKKQFSLISEQKEIQMGQSYDPQVVAEMGIYEDADLQNFLTSEGNKMAAQSERPNLPWTFRLVDNPVVNAFAVPGGFVYFTRGIMAHFNNEAQFAGVLGHEIGHVTARHTVQQQSKQTLAQIGLIGGMVLSPEIAAQGQSLMQGMQLLFLKFGRDAESQSDRLGVKYSTAIGYDAAEMAGFFSTLDRLSGGAENRAPTFTSTHPDPLDREQTVRQLANEAQAAQPSRQFEVGRDSYLRRIDGLLYGEDPNAGYVEAGSFYHPQLRFQFKVPGQWQLLNAPTQVQIVAPDQKSVIRMTLGQGESAEAAAREFVQGNNIQVAQQSGNSINGLRAYTVIGVAQQQQQAGQQATPAIALEASFIEYGGNIYMIVGMAAETDFRRYQRDIEYTIGSFAELTDPSKLNRSPERIRIVTNNRSQTLQQALLSQGIPQDRLNEFSILNGMELNETLPTGMLYKAISGGTIK from the coding sequence ATGCAACGTTATTCTCTCCATCAGTTCCTCCTGCTATTTACACTAGCAGCTACGTTCCTGACCTTCCAGCAATGTGCGACCAACCCGGTGACGGGTAAGAAACAGTTCAGCCTGATCTCCGAGCAAAAGGAAATCCAAATGGGCCAGAGCTACGACCCCCAGGTCGTCGCCGAAATGGGCATTTACGAAGATGCGGACTTACAGAACTTCCTAACTAGCGAGGGCAACAAGATGGCCGCCCAATCAGAGCGCCCCAACCTGCCCTGGACCTTCCGCCTGGTGGATAACCCCGTCGTGAATGCCTTCGCCGTACCCGGCGGATTTGTCTACTTCACCCGGGGCATCATGGCCCACTTCAACAATGAGGCACAATTCGCTGGCGTCCTTGGCCACGAGATTGGCCACGTGACGGCGCGGCACACGGTGCAGCAGCAGAGCAAACAAACCCTGGCGCAGATCGGTCTGATCGGCGGCATGGTACTCAGCCCGGAGATTGCCGCTCAGGGCCAAAGCCTGATGCAGGGTATGCAACTCCTCTTCCTGAAGTTTGGCCGGGATGCGGAAAGCCAGTCCGACCGACTGGGCGTCAAGTACAGTACCGCCATTGGCTACGATGCCGCCGAGATGGCCGGGTTCTTCTCTACCCTTGATCGCCTGAGTGGCGGCGCCGAAAACCGTGCCCCCACCTTCACCAGTACCCACCCCGACCCACTTGACCGTGAGCAAACCGTAAGGCAGCTCGCCAACGAGGCCCAAGCCGCCCAGCCTTCGCGGCAGTTTGAAGTCGGCCGCGATAGCTACCTCCGCCGTATCGACGGATTGCTTTACGGAGAAGACCCCAACGCTGGATACGTGGAAGCGGGTTCTTTCTACCACCCCCAACTGCGTTTCCAGTTCAAAGTGCCCGGCCAGTGGCAACTGCTCAATGCCCCCACCCAGGTACAGATCGTAGCGCCCGACCAGAAGTCCGTTATCCGGATGACCCTCGGCCAGGGCGAAAGCGCCGAGGCTGCTGCGCGGGAATTCGTACAGGGCAACAACATTCAGGTAGCCCAACAGAGTGGCAACTCGATCAATGGCTTACGCGCCTATACCGTCATCGGGGTTGCTCAGCAGCAACAGCAAGCGGGTCAACAGGCCACCCCCGCCATCGCGTTGGAGGCTTCCTTCATCGAGTACGGCGGCAACATCTACATGATCGTAGGCATGGCTGCGGAGACTGACTTTCGCCGCTACCAGCGTGACATCGAATACACCATCGGCAGCTTTGCTGAACTGACCGACCCCAGTAAGCTGAACCGTTCTCCGGAACGCATTCGGATCGTGACTAATAATCGTAGCCAGACACTGCAGCAGGCGCTGCTCAGCCAGGGAATTCCCCAGGATAGGTTGAATGAGTTCTCGATCCTGAACGGGATGGAGTTGAACGAGACTTTGCCTACTGGGATGTTGTATAAGGCGATTTCTGGGGGGACGATTAAGTAG
- a CDS encoding beta-ketoacyl synthase N-terminal-like domain-containing protein — MRIHINGSGSISAAGNRAAAAAVYRSGAPTWSKDEATGLPVYRNEDRPITPAKLTEFIERTRPDRATQLALVAAEDTVAQAGWRGEDFAIIVGCSRGPTTSWEREYDFFQEQGTARARTSPQTTLGGIGFALAGYFGTHSLASSLSVTCSSGFHGLLHGVALLNSGMVDRVLVGGAEAPLTGFTLAQMQALRIYAGIPERGQHACRPLAQPHSGMVIGEGAAFFALSRVGEAHHPIITGLGFSREKTTSATSISGGGTGLQLAMRAALGSGFKVPDLIVAHAPGTKRGDAAEREAINQVLGEAALDRTFSGKWATGHTFGASGPLGLDLALSYLGAAAGAKVGTGTLPTNVRSALINATGFGGNVVSLRVEQGE; from the coding sequence ATGCGGATACACATCAATGGTTCGGGGAGTATTTCCGCGGCGGGTAACCGCGCGGCTGCGGCGGCGGTCTACCGTTCCGGGGCACCTACCTGGAGCAAGGATGAGGCCACCGGGCTCCCCGTTTACCGCAATGAAGATCGGCCAATCACTCCCGCAAAACTCACTGAATTCATCGAACGCACGCGGCCGGACCGGGCTACCCAGCTCGCATTGGTAGCCGCTGAGGACACTGTCGCTCAAGCCGGCTGGCGGGGTGAAGACTTCGCAATCATCGTCGGTTGTTCCCGTGGCCCAACAACCTCCTGGGAGCGGGAGTACGATTTTTTTCAGGAGCAAGGCACCGCCCGCGCGCGGACGTCGCCACAGACGACTTTGGGGGGCATTGGCTTTGCGCTGGCGGGTTACTTCGGCACCCACAGCCTGGCCTCCAGTTTGAGCGTCACTTGCTCTTCCGGGTTCCACGGTTTGCTGCACGGGGTCGCTTTACTCAACTCGGGAATGGTCGATCGAGTACTTGTGGGTGGAGCCGAGGCACCATTGACGGGTTTCACATTGGCCCAAATGCAGGCGCTGAGGATCTATGCCGGTATTCCGGAACGGGGGCAGCACGCCTGCCGGCCGCTTGCCCAGCCACACTCCGGGATGGTGATCGGTGAGGGGGCGGCGTTTTTTGCCCTCTCCCGCGTGGGGGAAGCACATCATCCGATCATTACCGGGCTCGGTTTCAGCCGGGAAAAAACCACGAGTGCTACGAGCATTTCCGGAGGGGGCACTGGCCTCCAGCTGGCCATGCGGGCTGCTCTTGGGTCTGGCTTTAAAGTCCCCGATCTCATCGTGGCCCACGCCCCGGGCACCAAGCGGGGGGACGCGGCGGAGCGGGAGGCCATCAACCAGGTTTTGGGGGAGGCGGCTCTCGACCGTACTTTTTCCGGCAAGTGGGCGACCGGCCATACCTTCGGCGCTTCAGGGCCGTTGGGTTTGGACTTAGCTCTTTCCTATCTGGGCGCTGCCGCAGGTGCCAAGGTGGGGACGGGAACGCTACCTACCAACGTAAGATCGGCACTCATCAACGCGACCGGATTTGGGGGGAACGTTGTCAGCCTCCGGGTAGAGCAAGGGGAATAA
- the gyrB gene encoding DNA topoisomerase (ATP-hydrolyzing) subunit B, translated as MAEQKKEAPKANYGADNITALEGLEAVRKRPGMYIGGTDTKGLHHLVWEVVDNSIDEHVAGYCSRIDVEILEDNSIAVTDDGRGIPVGMHKKLQKSALEVVMTVLHAGGKFDKDTYKVSGGLHGVGVSCVNALSSFLEAKVRRDGKIHRQTYSEGKPQTPVEVVGESDSTGTTITYKPDGTIFETLVYKFETLANRMQELAFLNSGLHLSLTDHRVKNDDGSFLKKEFYSEGGLAEMVKYLDDGKPDLIEQPIYVKSKEDNVEVEVAMQYNTTYQENVYSFVNNIKTREGGTHVNGFRRAVNRLFTKYGDENGLFKKLKFKISGEDFREGLTAVVSVKVPEPQFKGQTKGELGNSEVTGIVSRAVGTSVGHWLEENPVQAKRIIDKVIIAATARHAARKAREMVQRKNVLTGTGLPGKLADCSNKDPEGSEIFLVEGDSAGGTAKMGRNRKFQAILPLRGKILNVEKAMEHKIYENEEIKNMFTALGVRIEENEYGERVLNLEKLRYHKIVIMCDADIDGSHIVTLILTFFFRYMHKLVEEGYVYIAQPPLYQVRRGNQFQYCWNEDERREAIAHYQKGDETKKVKVQRYKGLGEMNATQLWETTMDPDTRMLQQVQIEESSEADRVFSMLMGDEVPPRRAFIEANAKYAKVDV; from the coding sequence ATGGCAGAACAGAAAAAAGAGGCGCCCAAGGCAAACTACGGCGCGGATAATATTACCGCCCTCGAAGGCCTCGAAGCGGTAAGAAAACGGCCCGGGATGTACATCGGCGGGACGGACACCAAAGGCCTCCACCACCTCGTCTGGGAGGTAGTCGATAACTCCATTGACGAACACGTGGCCGGCTACTGTAGCCGCATCGACGTGGAGATCCTCGAAGACAATTCCATCGCCGTTACGGACGACGGGCGGGGTATCCCCGTAGGCATGCACAAGAAGCTGCAGAAGTCCGCACTGGAAGTCGTCATGACCGTCCTCCACGCCGGTGGTAAGTTTGATAAGGACACCTACAAAGTATCCGGTGGCCTTCACGGCGTCGGGGTAAGTTGTGTGAACGCGCTGAGTAGCTTCCTGGAAGCGAAGGTGCGCCGCGACGGTAAAATCCACCGCCAGACCTACAGCGAGGGTAAACCCCAAACGCCGGTTGAAGTCGTCGGTGAATCCGACAGCACCGGTACGACGATCACCTACAAGCCGGATGGCACCATTTTCGAGACCCTGGTCTACAAGTTCGAGACGCTCGCCAACCGGATGCAGGAATTGGCCTTCCTGAACAGTGGCCTCCACCTCAGCCTGACGGACCACCGCGTCAAAAACGACGACGGCAGCTTCCTGAAAAAGGAATTCTACAGCGAAGGCGGCCTCGCCGAAATGGTGAAGTACCTCGACGACGGCAAGCCCGACCTGATCGAGCAACCCATCTACGTGAAGTCGAAAGAAGACAACGTGGAGGTAGAAGTAGCGATGCAGTACAACACCACCTACCAGGAGAACGTGTACAGCTTCGTCAACAATATCAAAACCCGGGAGGGTGGTACCCACGTGAATGGTTTCCGCCGCGCCGTGAACCGCCTCTTCACGAAATACGGCGACGAGAACGGACTCTTCAAAAAGCTGAAGTTCAAGATCAGCGGCGAAGACTTCCGCGAAGGCCTCACCGCCGTCGTTTCCGTTAAGGTCCCCGAACCCCAGTTCAAGGGCCAGACTAAGGGCGAATTGGGCAACAGCGAAGTAACCGGTATCGTCAGCCGTGCCGTCGGTACGTCCGTCGGCCACTGGCTGGAGGAAAACCCCGTCCAGGCCAAACGAATCATCGATAAGGTGATCATCGCCGCTACGGCCCGCCACGCCGCCCGCAAGGCGCGGGAAATGGTGCAGCGCAAGAACGTCCTCACCGGCACCGGCCTCCCCGGTAAGCTGGCGGATTGCTCCAATAAGGACCCCGAAGGCTCCGAGATTTTCCTCGTCGAGGGAGATTCGGCCGGCGGAACGGCCAAGATGGGCCGTAACCGGAAATTCCAGGCCATCCTCCCACTACGGGGTAAGATCCTCAACGTAGAGAAGGCAATGGAGCACAAGATCTACGAGAATGAGGAGATCAAGAATATGTTTACCGCCCTCGGTGTCCGTATCGAGGAGAACGAATATGGGGAACGTGTTCTGAACCTCGAGAAACTGCGCTACCATAAGATCGTCATCATGTGTGACGCCGATATTGACGGTAGCCACATCGTAACCTTGATCCTGACCTTCTTCTTCCGCTACATGCATAAACTCGTGGAGGAAGGCTACGTCTACATCGCCCAGCCACCGCTCTACCAGGTACGCCGTGGTAACCAGTTCCAGTACTGCTGGAATGAGGACGAGCGCCGCGAAGCCATCGCCCACTACCAAAAGGGAGATGAGACCAAGAAGGTCAAAGTCCAGCGCTACAAAGGTCTCGGTGAAATGAACGCTACCCAACTCTGGGAAACGACCATGGATCCTGATACCCGCATGCTGCAGCAAGTACAGATCGAAGAGTCCTCTGAAGCCGATCGCGTCTTCTCCATGTTGATGGGGGATGAGGTGCCGCCACGCCGCGCCTTCATCGAGGCGAACGCGAAATACGCGAAGGTGGATGTGTAA